GGATCGTGCCGTCCAGGCAGATGTAGTCGCCCATCTGCCCCATCGCCCCGAAGGCCGACTTGCGGCCCAGCCAGATGCGGCGGGATTCGTCGTCCGAGCCGCTTTCGCGGAACTCGACCGGATCGAAGCGCCGGGCGATGTCGCGGATCAGGGCCAGCTGCTCGTCGATCTCGGGCGGCGTGCCCTCGACCTCGACGATCAGCAGCGCCTCGCAATCGGGATAGCCCGCATGGGCGAAGGCCTCGGTCGCCTTGATGCAGGGGCTGTCCATGAACTCGATGGCGACGGGGATGATCCCCGCGCGGATGATCGCGGCCACGCAGGCGCCGGCGGTCTCGGCCTTGTCGAAGCCGATCAGCGCGGGGCGGGCACCGGCGGGACGCGGCAGGATGCGCAGCGTGGCTTCGGTCACGATGCCCAGCTGCCCCTCGGACCCGCAGACGACGCCCAGCAGGTCCAGCCCCGGCCCCTCGCCCATCGGGCCGCCCAGTTCCACGACCGACCCGTCCATCAGGACCAGCGTCACGCCCAGCAGGTTGTTCGTCGTCACCCCGTATTTCAGGCAATGCGCGCCGCCCGAGTTCATCGCGATGTTCCCGCCGATGGCGCAGGCCAACTGGCTGGAGGGATCGGGCGCATAGAAGAAGCCCAAGCCCTCGACCGCGCCCGAGACGGACAGGTTCGTGCGCCCGGCCTGCACCCGGACCAACCGGTCGGGGGCCGAGATCTCCAGCACGTCGGTCATGCGCGACAGTCCGATCACCACCGCATCCGCCGTGGGCATCGACCCGCCCGCAAGGCTGGTCCCCGCCCCGCGCGGCACGACCGGCACGCGCAGGTCATGGCACAGGCGCAGCAGGCGCGAGACCTCGTCGGTCGAACGCGGCAGCACCACGGCCAGAGGCGCGCAGCGATAGGCCGACAGCGCATCGCATTCATAGGCGCGCGTCTCGGCCGGGTCCTGGATCACCGCGTCCGGAAGGGCGGCGTTCAGCGCATCGATGATCGCTTGGCGCCGGGACAGGACCGAGGGATCGGGTGGGGGCATCTGCATCATGGCCGGTTCTCCTCCCTGCCGTGTCGGGCGACGATAGGCCGGTGCGCGGGGGCTTACAAGACGCGCCATCCCGCCTTAATGTCGCGCCATGACCATGCTGGACCAACTCGCCTCTCATCCGCTGGCGCTGCGCGACCTGATCGCGCTGGTGATGCTGTTCGCGGCCTGGCTGGGCATCGGCTGGTTCACGGAACGCCCGCCGCAGGGGCGGCCCTCGGTCTCGGTGCTGATGACGCGCTATCGCCGGGAATGGATGCGCTATTTCGTGACGCGCGAGCCGCGCATCTTCGACGGCAACATCCTGGCCAGCCTGCGCGAGGGCACGGCCTTCTTCGCCAGCGCCTGCATGATCGCCACCGGCGGCCTGCTGGCGCTGATCGGCAATGGCGAGCGGTTGCGCTCCATCGCCTCGGGGCTGGAGCTGGACCCCGCCGCCGATACCGGGTGGGAGCTGAGGCTGCTGGTGCCGATGTTCTTCGTGGCCAACGCCTTCCTGAAGTTTGTCTGGGCGCACCGGCTGTTCGGCTATTGCGCGGTGATGATGGCCGCCGTGCCGAACAAGGCCGACCATCCGGACGCGATGGCCCGCGCCATGCAGGCGGCCGATCTGAACATCACCGCCGCGCGCAGCTTTAACGCCGGGCTGCGCAGCGTCTATTTCGCCCTGGGCTCGCTTGGCTGGCTGACCGGAGCCTGGACGCTGATGCTGGGCACGGGGATCGTGCTGTGGGTCACCTGGCGGCGCGAGTTCGCCTCGACCTCGCGGCAGGTCATCCTGCGCTCGCTGCCGGCACCGATCCTGCCCGATCGCGTTTCCGGTCCTGGCGGATCGACAGGGTCAGCGCCACCGCCCCCGCCGCCGTAAGCGCGACGCCCACCAGACCCGGCGCCCGCCAGCCCCAGCCCGCCGCCAGCGCCATCCCGGCCAGGAAGGGCCCAAGCGCATTGGCCGCGTTGAAGGCCGCGTGGTTCATCGCGGCGGCCATGTTCTGAGCGGATCCTGCCACATCCATCAGCCGCGTCTGCAGCGGGATCACCAGACCCGCCCCGGCCGCGATCAGGAAGGACGACAGCACCATCAGCGGCCAGTTGCCCACCACCAGCGCGGCAAAGCCCTGCGTGGCGGCCATCGCGGCCAGCGACAGATAGGCGGCGCGGTCGATGCCCATCCGCTCGGTCAGGCGCCCCGCGCCCCAGGTGCCAAGCGTGCCGCCCACGCCGAAGACCGCCAGCGTCAGCGGGATGACATAGCCGGGCGCATCGGTGGTGGCCAGGATCGCCGCCGTCAGGAAGGCGTAGACGGCGAACAGCCCGCCGAAGCCGACCGCCCCCACCGCCAGCACCCACAGCACGCGCGGGTTCTTCAGCGCATAGAGTTCGTCCCACGGGCGTGCAGCGGGGTTGCCGCCGACCCGCGGTGCGACGCGCAGGATCAGCCAGGCCGACACCAGCGCCAGCACGCCCGGCAGGGCAAAGCCCCACCGCCAGCCGATGCTCTGCCCCATCCAGCCGGCCAGTGGCACGCCGACGATATTGGCGACCGTCAGGCCCAGAAGGACCCGCGCCAAGCCGCGCCCGCGCTGCTCGGGCGGCAGGGCGTCGGCGGCGTACAGCATCGCGACCCCCAGGAAGCCGCCATGCGGCAGGCCCGCGAGGAAGCGCATGCCGGTCAGCGTGGCCAGATCCGGCATCACCGCCGCCATCAGGTTCACGACGCCGTAGAAGGCCATCAGCGCCGCCAGATAGCGCCGCCGCGGCAGGCGCGCGCCCAGGATCGCGGTGACCGGCGCACCGACCACCACGCCCATCGCATAGGCGCTGATGACGTGGCCGGCCTGCGGCTCGGTCAGGGCCAGGTCGGCGGCGAAATAGGGCAGAAGCCCCATCGCCGCGAATTCCGACGTGCCGATGGCAAAGGCGCCAAGCGCCAGCGCCAGCACGGCGGCGCGGAAATCTGGGGAGGAGGTCATGTGGGGGATCCTGCGCGCGGAGGGGATGTTAGCCCTCACACACCAGCTTGGGGCAGGTTTGGCAAGGCCCGCGGGCGCGGGTCAGGGTTGCGTCATGCGCAAGTCACAAGAGCCCGCGCTGCAGCATGATCCAGATCGCCAGCGCGCCCACCACCAGAAGTCCAAGAGCGACCGAGGCGCCGAACGAGATCGCCCGGCCCTGCCAGCGCGACAGCTCGCCCAAGGGACGCAGATGCGCGGCCAGCGCGGCATGGTCGCGGCCAAGCCGGGCGCGGGGCAGCTGGCGGGCCACCTTGGGCTGGGCCGACAGCCGGTCGGCCTCGGCCAGGCGCGCGGCGCGGGCGCGCAGCCGGAAGGGCAAGGCCCCGCCGCGGCGGCGCAGCATCACATGCAGGGGCGGACGTTCCCCCCGCCGCACGCCGCCGAGGCGCGAGGCCATCAGCACGGCGATCTCGTCGGCCATGGCGGGAATGTCTTCGAAGCTGTGGCCCTTGCGCGTCATCGGATCAGGATAGACGGGATGGCGGGCGCGCGCCAGACGCCGTAAGCTGGCGCCATGAAGCTGCATCACACCGCCATCGGCCCGACGGGGGCCCTTCCGATCCTGCTGGTCCACGGCCTCTACGGGCAGGGCCGCAACCTGGGCGCCCAGGCCCGCAGGCTGGCCGAGACGCGCCGGGTCGTCAGCGTCGACCTGCGCAACCACGGCGACAGCCCGCAGCACGAGCGTGCCGATTATCCGGCGCTGGCCGAGGATCTGGCCGAACTGATCTCCGATCTGGGCGGCCCGGTCGATCTGGTCGGCCATTCCATGGGCGGCAAGGCCGCGATGGTGCTGGCGCTGACCCGGCCCGATCTGGTCCGGCGGCTGGTCGTCATGGACATCGCGCCCCTGGCCTATGACCACGACCAGACCGGCTATATCGACGCGATGGAGGCGCTGGACCTGGCCTCGGTCACCCGGCGCAGCGAGGCCGACCGCCAGCTGGCCGCCCATGTTCCCCAGCCCGGCATCCGCGCCTTCCTGCTGCAGAACCTGGACCTGAAGGCCACGCCCCCGGTCTGGCGGCTGAACCTGCCCGTCCTGCGTGCGGCGATGGGCCAGATCACCGGCTGGCCCGAGGGCCTGCCCGCGGACGCCTTCCCCGGCAGGGTCATGGCCCTGCGCGGGGCAAAGTCGGATTACGTCGATGCGGGGGGCGAGGACGCGCTGCGCCAATTCTTCCCGCAGGTCCGCATCGTCACCCTGAAGGAGGCCGGCCACTGGCTGCATGCCGATGCCCCCGAAGCGGTGGCCGAGACGCTGGCGGCCTTTCTGGGCGACGGATCAGAAGACTAGGGCGGGCAGCGCAGCCCCACCTTGCCCACCGCCGAATCGGTGCCGCCCACCGGGATCAGGCTGTCGGGGATCGCCCGGCACCCCGTCGCCTGTTCGGCCGCGCGCAGCATCCGTGGCGCGACATGGCCTCGGTCGGGGCGGCGCATCCGGTCCAGGCGGATCACCTGCGCCTCGGTCGCGCGGGCATAGACGGCAAAGCGCATCCCCTCGACCGTGACATCCTGACGGGCCGCGCCCAAGAAGCCCGGCGAGGGCGAGGCACAGCCCATCAGGACCAGAATCATCAGGAAGGAGACCATCTGCATCATGGTCCCAGCATCGCCGCCAAACCTTAAGGCAAGGTTAAGCGCCGGTCAGCCGCGCCGCTGTTCGTCCAGCCGGTCGGCCAGCGATTCGGCGCGGGCGGCCATCTCGGCCATCGCCTCGCGCAGGTCGGCGGGGATGACGGGCACCTCGACGCGGGGCGGGTTCTGCTGCAACCGGTTCACGTGGCGCTCGGCCTTCTCGGCGCGCTCTTCCAGCGCGGCGAAGCGGTCGGCCAGCATCAGGCCCGCCAGCAGCAGCAGGCGCGTCTCGGGGACGCGGCCCGCCTGGTCCAGGATCTGGCGCGCCTCGGCGTCCAGGATCAGGGCGGCACGGGACAGCAGGCGTTCCTCGCCATCGGCGGCGCCGACGCGGTATTCCTTGTGCCCGATTGTGAATTCGACCTCGGCCATGTCAGCGATCCTCCTGGGGGATGGGGGCGCCGTCCGGGACGGGCTGGTCGGGCAGATCGCCCGTGTCGGGCAGCCCTGAAACATCATCCGTGTCCGGCAGCGCGGCGCCGTCCTCGATGTCGGGCAGGCCCGCACCGTCGCCGGCGGCCTCGGTGGCGTGCAGGGCAAGGGGCGCCTCGTCGCCCGCGCTGCCCGGGTCGGCGGCCAGCAGGCGTTCCAGCTCGGTCATGATCTCGCTCATCTGCGCCATCTCGGCGGCGCGGGCGGCGCGCAGGGCGGCGATCTCGGCCTCCAGCGCGGCGCGGCCTTCGTCGGGGCCGATCCCGCCGGTGGCCTGGGCCTCCAGCAGATCGCGATTGGCGGTCATCAGCTCTTCGTTGGCGGCGGACATGCGGGCGGCCTGATCGACCGCCGCCTCCAGCCGGGCCTGCAGGTCGGTCAGGGCGGCGCTGTCCGGTGCATCCCCGTCCGGCGCCTGTTCGGCGGCCTCGGCCCGCGCCAGGGCCGCATCGCGTTCCCCGGTCAGGCGGGCGATCAGACCGGCATCGGCAGCAGGGGCCGGCGCCGTCTCCAGCAGCCGGTCCAGGCGGTCAAGCGCGGCGGTGAGCCGGCGTTCGCTGGCGGTGATGTCGCTCATCGGCATCGATCCTTCGGTGGCATGTCAGGGGGTTGTCGCATTCACGCCCCCATAAGACAAGAACGGGCGGGTTCAACCCGCCCGTTCGCACGATTGTCGCATTCGGCCTCAGGCAAGTTCCCGCCGTTCGGCGATCAGCCCTTTGACCAGCGCGTAGCAGGCCCCCAGAAGCACGATCGTGAACGGGAACCCGGTCGAGACGGCCATCGCCTGCAGCGCGGCCAGGCCCCCGCCCAGCAGCAGGGCGATGGCGACCAGCCCCTCGACGCCGACCCAGAAGATGCGCTGCGGGACGGGCGCGTTCACCTTGCCCCCCGCC
Above is a window of Paracoccus liaowanqingii DNA encoding:
- a CDS encoding FAD-linked oxidase C-terminal domain-containing protein codes for the protein MQMPPPDPSVLSRRQAIIDALNAALPDAVIQDPAETRAYECDALSAYRCAPLAVVLPRSTDEVSRLLRLCHDLRVPVVPRGAGTSLAGGSMPTADAVVIGLSRMTDVLEISAPDRLVRVQAGRTNLSVSGAVEGLGFFYAPDPSSQLACAIGGNIAMNSGGAHCLKYGVTTNNLLGVTLVLMDGSVVELGGPMGEGPGLDLLGVVCGSEGQLGIVTEATLRILPRPAGARPALIGFDKAETAGACVAAIIRAGIIPVAIEFMDSPCIKATEAFAHAGYPDCEALLIVEVEGTPPEIDEQLALIRDIARRFDPVEFRESGSDDESRRIWLGRKSAFGAMGQMGDYICLDGTIPVTALPRVLAGIGELSRQYGLAVANVFHAGDGNMHPLIIYDANAPGDLDRAEDLGADILRLCVEVGGCLTGEHGVGIEKRDLMSVQFDPADLEAQMRVKDAFDPHWLLNAAKVFPLDVSAPRRDRRLNRTADAA
- a CDS encoding MFS transporter, whose amino-acid sequence is MTSSPDFRAAVLALALGAFAIGTSEFAAMGLLPYFAADLALTEPQAGHVISAYAMGVVVGAPVTAILGARLPRRRYLAALMAFYGVVNLMAAVMPDLATLTGMRFLAGLPHGGFLGVAMLYAADALPPEQRGRGLARVLLGLTVANIVGVPLAGWMGQSIGWRWGFALPGVLALVSAWLILRVAPRVGGNPAARPWDELYALKNPRVLWVLAVGAVGFGGLFAVYAFLTAAILATTDAPGYVIPLTLAVFGVGGTLGTWGAGRLTERMGIDRAAYLSLAAMAATQGFAALVVGNWPLMVLSSFLIAAGAGLVIPLQTRLMDVAGSAQNMAAAMNHAAFNAANALGPFLAGMALAAGWGWRAPGLVGVALTAAGAVALTLSIRQDRKRDRAGSVPAASAG
- a CDS encoding DUF599 domain-containing protein; the encoded protein is MTMLDQLASHPLALRDLIALVMLFAAWLGIGWFTERPPQGRPSVSVLMTRYRREWMRYFVTREPRIFDGNILASLREGTAFFASACMIATGGLLALIGNGERLRSIASGLELDPAADTGWELRLLVPMFFVANAFLKFVWAHRLFGYCAVMMAAVPNKADHPDAMARAMQAADLNITAARSFNAGLRSVYFALGSLGWLTGAWTLMLGTGIVLWVTWRREFASTSRQVILRSLPAPILPDRVSGPGGSTGSAPPPPPP
- a CDS encoding alpha/beta fold hydrolase, which translates into the protein MKLHHTAIGPTGALPILLVHGLYGQGRNLGAQARRLAETRRVVSVDLRNHGDSPQHERADYPALAEDLAELISDLGGPVDLVGHSMGGKAAMVLALTRPDLVRRLVVMDIAPLAYDHDQTGYIDAMEALDLASVTRRSEADRQLAAHVPQPGIRAFLLQNLDLKATPPVWRLNLPVLRAAMGQITGWPEGLPADAFPGRVMALRGAKSDYVDAGGEDALRQFFPQVRIVTLKEAGHWLHADAPEAVAETLAAFLGDGSED
- the zapA gene encoding cell division protein ZapA, producing the protein MAEVEFTIGHKEYRVGAADGEERLLSRAALILDAEARQILDQAGRVPETRLLLLAGLMLADRFAALEERAEKAERHVNRLQQNPPRVEVPVIPADLREAMAEMAARAESLADRLDEQRRG